One stretch of Streptomyces sp. MMBL 11-1 DNA includes these proteins:
- a CDS encoding ABC transporter permease, translating to MPDTTALKSTDAPVTAADAPPATDAGPAPGKPRSLWSDAWHDLRRNPLFIISMVLILLLATMAIFPSLFTSASPRDANLAEHYLQHPKWGNFFAPDWLGYDVQGRSIYARVVYGARASITVGVVVTLAVTVTGLVIGMLAGYFGGWIDTILSRITDVFFGVPFIVGAMVILTTFEKRSVWVVILSMAFLGWTSIARVARGSVITIKQADYVVAAKALGASTTRILTRHILPNAIAPVIVVATIALGGYIAAEATLSFLGIGLAEPTVSWGIDVSAAKDQLRNAPYVLIIPSVMVSVTVLSFLMFGDAVRNALDPKMR from the coding sequence ATGCCTGACACCACCGCACTCAAGAGCACCGACGCTCCGGTCACGGCCGCCGACGCGCCGCCCGCCACGGACGCCGGGCCCGCGCCCGGCAAGCCGCGCAGCCTCTGGTCGGACGCCTGGCACGACCTGCGCCGCAACCCGCTCTTCATCATCTCGATGGTGCTGATCCTGCTGCTCGCCACCATGGCGATCTTCCCGAGCCTGTTCACCAGTGCCTCGCCGCGGGACGCCAACCTGGCCGAGCACTACCTCCAGCACCCGAAGTGGGGCAACTTCTTCGCCCCCGACTGGCTCGGCTACGACGTCCAGGGACGCTCGATCTACGCGCGGGTCGTCTACGGCGCCCGCGCCTCGATCACCGTCGGCGTGGTCGTGACCCTCGCGGTCACCGTCACCGGCCTGGTCATCGGCATGCTCGCCGGTTACTTCGGCGGCTGGATCGACACGATCCTGTCCCGGATCACCGACGTCTTCTTCGGTGTCCCCTTCATCGTCGGCGCCATGGTCATCCTGACCACCTTCGAGAAGCGCTCGGTGTGGGTCGTCATCCTGTCGATGGCCTTCCTCGGCTGGACGTCGATCGCCCGTGTCGCCCGCGGCTCGGTCATCACGATCAAGCAGGCCGACTACGTGGTCGCCGCCAAGGCGCTCGGCGCCTCCACCACCCGGATCCTGACGCGGCACATCCTGCCGAACGCCATCGCCCCGGTGATCGTGGTCGCCACCATCGCGCTCGGCGGGTACATCGCCGCCGAGGCCACCCTGTCGTTCCTCGGTATCGGCCTCGCCGAACCGACGGTCTCGTGGGGCATCGATGTGTCCGCTGCGAAGGACCAGCTGCGCAACGCTCCGTACGTCCTGATCATCCCCTCGGTGATGGTCTCGGTCACGGTGCTGTCCTTCCTGATGTTCGGCGATGCGGTCCGCAACGCCCTCGACCCCAAGATGCGCTGA
- a CDS encoding ABC transporter ATP-binding protein produces MTTIDKTAHVPAPRESVSGDGPLLDVRDLHVEFHTRDGVAKAVNGVNYTVSAGETLAVLGESGSGKSVTAQTIMGILDMPPGKITQGEILFRGQDMLKMSNEERRKIRGRKIAMIFQDALSSLNPVLSVGYQLGEMFRVHQGLSKKEAKAKSIELMDQVKIPAAAARISDFPHQFSGGMRQRIMIAMALALEPDLIIADEPTTALDVTVQAQVMDLLAELQREYNMGLILITHDLGVVADVADKIAVMYAGRIVETAPVGELYSRPAHPYTKGLLDSIPRLDQKGQELYAIKGLPPNLTRIPAGCAFSPRCPQAQDICRTDVPPLAPVTEQDGLELVGRGSACHFWKETIHG; encoded by the coding sequence GTGACCACCATCGACAAGACGGCTCACGTCCCCGCACCGCGGGAGTCCGTGAGTGGCGACGGTCCACTGCTCGACGTCCGTGACCTGCACGTGGAGTTCCACACCCGCGACGGTGTGGCCAAGGCGGTCAACGGTGTGAACTACACCGTCAGCGCCGGCGAGACGCTCGCCGTCCTCGGCGAGTCCGGCTCCGGCAAGTCCGTGACCGCGCAGACCATCATGGGCATCCTCGACATGCCGCCCGGGAAGATCACGCAGGGCGAGATCCTCTTCCGCGGTCAGGACATGCTGAAGATGTCCAACGAGGAGCGCCGGAAGATCCGCGGCCGCAAGATCGCGATGATCTTCCAGGACGCGCTGTCCTCGCTGAACCCGGTCCTCTCCGTCGGCTACCAGCTCGGCGAGATGTTCCGGGTGCACCAGGGCCTCTCCAAGAAGGAGGCCAAGGCCAAGTCCATCGAGCTGATGGACCAGGTCAAGATCCCGGCGGCGGCGGCCCGTATCTCGGACTTCCCGCACCAGTTCTCCGGCGGTATGCGCCAGCGCATCATGATCGCCATGGCGCTGGCCCTGGAGCCGGACCTGATCATCGCCGACGAGCCGACCACCGCGCTCGACGTGACGGTGCAGGCCCAGGTCATGGACCTGCTGGCCGAGCTCCAGCGCGAGTACAACATGGGTCTGATCCTGATCACCCACGACCTCGGCGTCGTCGCCGACGTCGCGGACAAGATCGCCGTGATGTACGCGGGCCGGATCGTGGAGACGGCCCCGGTCGGCGAGCTGTACAGCCGCCCGGCCCACCCGTACACCAAGGGACTGCTGGACTCGATCCCGCGCCTGGACCAGAAGGGCCAGGAGCTCTACGCGATCAAGGGCCTGCCGCCCAACCTCACGCGTATCCCCGCGGGCTGTGCCTTCAGCCCGCGCTGCCCCCAGGCACAGGACATCTGCCGCACCGACGTCCCGCCGCTCGCCCCGGTGACCGAGCAGGACGGCCTGGAGCTCGTCGGCCGCGGCAGCGCGTGCCACTTCTGGAAGGAGACGATCCATGGCTGA
- a CDS encoding ABC transporter ATP-binding protein — translation MAELKKEPVDATPNVSDVETVDAATEAEAVSAIDAPVSQGEPILQVRNLVKHFPLTQGILFKKQIGAVKAVDGISFDLYAGETLGIVGESGCGKSTVAKLLMTLERATAGEVFYKGQDITKLSGRALKAVRRNIQMVFQDPYTSLNPRMTVGDIIGETFEIHPEVAPKGDRRRRVQELLDVVGLNPEYINRYPHQFSGGQRQRIGIARGLALNPEIIICDEPVSALDVSVQAQVINLMEKLQDEFNLSYVFIAHDLSIVRHISDRVGVMYLGKMAEIGTDTEIYDHPTHPYTQALLSAVPVPDPSAREGRDRIILTGDVPSPANPPSGCRFRTRCWKAEERCATEEPLLAIPERFVAGTTPATHESACHFAEERDVVHAA, via the coding sequence ATGGCTGAGCTCAAGAAGGAGCCCGTGGACGCCACCCCGAACGTCTCCGACGTGGAGACCGTGGACGCCGCGACCGAGGCGGAGGCCGTATCCGCCATCGACGCGCCCGTCAGCCAGGGCGAGCCGATCCTCCAGGTGCGCAACCTCGTCAAGCACTTCCCGCTGACGCAGGGCATCCTCTTCAAGAAGCAGATCGGCGCGGTCAAGGCCGTCGACGGGATCTCCTTCGACCTGTACGCCGGTGAGACCCTGGGCATCGTGGGGGAGTCCGGCTGTGGCAAGTCCACGGTCGCCAAGCTCCTGATGACGCTGGAGCGGGCCACCGCCGGTGAGGTCTTCTACAAGGGCCAGGACATCACCAAGCTGTCGGGCCGGGCGCTGAAGGCCGTGCGCCGCAACATCCAGATGGTGTTCCAGGACCCGTACACCTCGCTGAACCCGCGGATGACGGTCGGCGACATCATCGGGGAGACCTTCGAGATCCACCCCGAGGTGGCCCCGAAGGGCGACCGGCGCCGCCGCGTCCAGGAGCTCCTGGACGTCGTCGGGCTGAACCCGGAGTACATCAACCGGTACCCGCACCAGTTCTCCGGCGGTCAGCGCCAGCGCATCGGCATCGCCCGCGGCCTCGCGCTCAACCCGGAGATCATCATCTGCGACGAGCCGGTCTCCGCGCTCGACGTGTCGGTGCAGGCGCAGGTCATCAACCTGATGGAGAAGCTCCAGGACGAGTTCAACCTGTCCTACGTCTTCATCGCGCACGACCTGTCCATCGTCCGCCACATCTCCGACCGGGTCGGTGTGATGTACCTCGGCAAGATGGCCGAGATCGGCACGGACACGGAGATCTACGACCACCCGACGCACCCCTACACCCAGGCGCTGCTGTCGGCGGTCCCGGTCCCCGACCCGTCGGCCCGCGAGGGACGCGACCGGATCATCCTGACCGGTGACGTTCCGTCGCCGGCGAACCCGCCCTCCGGCTGCCGCTTCCGTACCCGGTGCTGGAAGGCGGAGGAGCGCTGCGCGACGGAGGAGCCCCTGCTGGCGATCCCCGAGCGCTTCGTCGCGGGGACCACGCCCGCCACGCACGAGTCGGCGTGCCACTTCGCCGAGGAGCGTGACGTCGTCCACGCGGCGTGA
- a CDS encoding peptide ABC transporter substrate-binding protein: protein MRGATQVRWAACAVAVALAATACGGGGGDGGSGGGADGIVSSSWGDPQNPLEPANTNEVQGGKVLDMVFRGLIRYDPKTGEAQNMVAESIDSKDSQNFTIKLKDGWTFSNGEKVTAKSFVDAWNYGAALKNNQKNAYFFQYIEGYDKVHPESGSASAETLSGLKVVDDLTFTAKLTQKFSLWPDTLGYSAFVPLPKAFYDDHDAWLSKPVGNGPYTIESYAKGSSMKLRKWDDYPGDDKAKNGGVDLKVFTDNNTAYTDLTSGNLDLVDDVPASQLRNVEADLGDRYINTPAGIIQTLAFPFYDKEWDTDDARKVRQGLSMAINRPQITDQIFQKTRTPASDWTSPVLGEDGGFKKGLCGKECTYDKAAAKKLIEEGGGIPGGQLKISYNADTGSHKEWVDAVCNSINNVMGNNKACVGGPVGTFADFRAQVSTQKLKSAWRAGWQMDYPLIQNFLQPLYYTNAPSNDGKWSNKEFDGLIDKANAESDKAKAVSTFQDAEKILVEEMPVIPLWYQNGSAGYSDRVDNVALNPFSVPVYEEITVK, encoded by the coding sequence ATGCGCGGAGCCACACAGGTCAGGTGGGCCGCATGTGCGGTGGCCGTCGCCCTGGCAGCGACGGCCTGCGGCGGCGGCGGTGGTGACGGCGGCAGCGGCGGCGGCGCCGACGGCATCGTCAGCTCCTCCTGGGGAGACCCGCAGAACCCGCTGGAGCCCGCCAACACCAACGAGGTCCAGGGCGGCAAGGTCCTCGACATGGTCTTCCGCGGACTGATCCGCTACGACCCGAAGACCGGCGAGGCCCAGAACATGGTCGCCGAGTCCATCGACTCGAAGGACTCCCAGAACTTCACGATCAAGCTCAAGGACGGCTGGACGTTCTCCAACGGCGAGAAGGTCACCGCCAAGTCCTTCGTCGACGCCTGGAACTACGGCGCCGCGCTGAAGAACAACCAGAAGAACGCCTACTTCTTCCAGTACATCGAGGGCTACGACAAGGTCCACCCGGAGTCCGGCTCCGCCTCCGCCGAGACCCTGTCCGGCCTGAAGGTCGTCGACGACCTGACCTTCACCGCCAAGCTCACCCAGAAGTTCTCCCTGTGGCCCGACACCCTCGGCTACTCCGCCTTCGTCCCCCTGCCCAAGGCGTTCTACGACGACCACGACGCCTGGCTCTCCAAGCCCGTCGGGAACGGCCCGTACACCATCGAGTCGTACGCCAAGGGCTCCTCGATGAAGCTGCGCAAGTGGGACGACTACCCGGGCGACGACAAGGCCAAGAACGGCGGCGTCGACCTCAAGGTCTTCACCGACAACAACACCGCCTACACCGACCTGACCTCGGGCAACCTCGACCTCGTCGACGACGTGCCCGCCTCCCAGCTCCGCAACGTCGAGGCGGACCTCGGCGACCGCTACATCAACACCCCCGCCGGCATCATCCAGACCCTGGCCTTCCCCTTCTACGACAAGGAGTGGGACACCGACGACGCCCGCAAGGTCCGCCAGGGCCTCTCGATGGCGATCAACCGGCCGCAGATCACCGACCAGATCTTCCAGAAGACCCGCACCCCCGCCTCCGACTGGACCTCCCCGGTCCTCGGCGAGGACGGCGGCTTCAAGAAGGGCCTGTGCGGCAAGGAGTGCACGTACGACAAGGCCGCGGCGAAGAAGCTGATCGAGGAGGGCGGCGGCATCCCCGGCGGCCAGCTGAAGATCTCGTACAACGCGGACACCGGCTCCCACAAGGAATGGGTCGACGCCGTCTGCAACAGCATCAACAACGTCATGGGCAACAACAAGGCCTGCGTCGGCGGCCCCGTCGGCACCTTCGCCGACTTCCGCGCCCAGGTCTCCACCCAGAAGCTGAAGAGCGCCTGGCGAGCGGGCTGGCAGATGGACTACCCGCTGATCCAGAACTTCCTCCAGCCGCTCTACTACACCAACGCCCCGTCCAACGACGGCAAGTGGAGCAACAAGGAGTTCGACGGCCTGATCGACAAGGCCAACGCCGAGAGCGACAAGGCGAAGGCCGTCAGCACCTTCCAGGACGCGGAGAAGATCCTCGTCGAGGAGATGCCGGTCATCCCGCTCTGGTACCAGAACGGCAGCGCCGGCTACTCGGACCGGGTGGACAACGTCGCGCTGAACCCGTTCAGCGTCCCGGTCTACGAAGAGATCACCGTCAAGTGA
- a CDS encoding ABC transporter permease, with protein MGRYVIRRLLQMIPVFFGTTLLIFLMVNVMGDPIAGLCGDRQCDPATAAQLRSEFGLDKPVWQQYLTYMGNVFTGDFGTAFNGQKVTELMATAFPITIRLTIVAVVFEIVIGISLGVVTGLRRGRPIDTTVLILTLVVIAVPTFVTGLLLQLLLGVKWGIIKPSVSADPTFDELLVPGLVLASVSLAYVTRLTRTSIAENARADYVRTAVAKGLPRRRVVVRHLLRNSLIPVVTFIGTDVGALMGGAIVTERIFNIHGVGYQLYQGILRQNSQTVVGFVTILVLVFLAANLIVDLLYAVLDPRIRYA; from the coding sequence ATGGGACGTTATGTGATCCGGCGGCTGCTGCAGATGATCCCCGTCTTCTTCGGCACCACGCTGTTGATCTTCCTCATGGTGAACGTGATGGGCGACCCCATCGCGGGCCTCTGCGGCGACCGCCAGTGCGACCCGGCCACCGCCGCCCAGCTGCGCTCCGAGTTCGGCCTCGACAAGCCGGTCTGGCAGCAGTACCTCACGTACATGGGCAACGTGTTCACCGGCGACTTCGGCACCGCGTTCAACGGGCAGAAGGTCACCGAGCTGATGGCCACGGCCTTCCCCATCACGATCCGGCTCACCATCGTCGCGGTCGTCTTCGAGATCGTCATCGGCATCAGTCTCGGCGTCGTCACCGGACTGCGGCGCGGCCGCCCCATCGACACCACCGTCCTCATCCTGACCCTGGTCGTCATCGCCGTCCCGACCTTCGTCACCGGCCTGCTGCTCCAGCTCCTCCTGGGCGTCAAGTGGGGCATCATCAAGCCCTCGGTCTCCGCGGACCCCACCTTCGACGAACTGCTCGTCCCCGGCCTGGTCCTCGCCTCGGTCTCGCTCGCCTACGTCACCCGGCTCACCCGGACCTCGATCGCCGAGAACGCCCGCGCCGACTACGTACGCACCGCCGTCGCCAAGGGGCTGCCCCGCCGCCGGGTCGTCGTACGGCACCTGCTGCGCAATTCGCTGATCCCCGTCGTCACCTTCATCGGCACCGACGTGGGAGCCCTGATGGGCGGGGCCATCGTCACCGAACGGATCTTCAACATCCACGGCGTCGGCTACCAGCTCTACCAGGGGATCCTGCGCCAGAACTCCCAGACCGTCGTCGGGTTCGTCACGATCCTCGTCCTCGTCTTCCTGGCCGCCAACCTGATCGTCGACCTCCTGTACGCCGTACTCGACCCGAGGATCCGCTATGCCTGA
- a CDS encoding ABC transporter permease, whose translation MPEPQSSHGAISPAGAGGPMDLAMAEGASLEKNPAGPDGTGPSGKPRSLWSDAWRDLRHNPVFIISALVILFLVTISIWPSLIAGGDPLQANLDDAQKGSEPGHPFGFDPQGRDVYTRVVYGTRTSVTVGICSTLGVAILGSVLGGLAGFFGGWWDSVLSRLTDVFFGIPVVLGGLVFLSVVTSSTVWPVVGFIVLLGWPQIARIARGSVITAKQNDYVQAARALGASNSRMMLRHITPNAIAPVIVVATIALGTYISLEATLSFLGVGLKDPAVSWGIDISAAANYIRNAPHMLLWPAGALAVTVLAFIMLGDAVRDALDPKLR comes from the coding sequence ATGCCTGAGCCGCAGTCATCGCACGGAGCGATCTCCCCGGCGGGGGCCGGCGGCCCCATGGACCTCGCCATGGCGGAGGGCGCCAGCCTGGAGAAGAACCCGGCCGGACCCGACGGCACGGGCCCGTCCGGCAAACCGCGCAGCCTCTGGTCGGACGCCTGGCGCGACCTGCGGCACAACCCGGTCTTCATCATCTCCGCGCTGGTCATCCTCTTCCTGGTGACCATCTCGATCTGGCCCTCGCTCATCGCGGGCGGCGACCCCCTCCAGGCCAACCTGGACGACGCCCAGAAGGGCTCCGAACCCGGCCACCCCTTCGGCTTCGACCCGCAGGGCCGTGACGTCTACACCCGGGTCGTGTACGGCACCCGCACCTCGGTGACCGTCGGCATCTGCTCCACCCTCGGCGTCGCGATCCTCGGCAGCGTGCTGGGCGGACTCGCGGGCTTCTTCGGCGGCTGGTGGGACTCGGTCCTCTCCCGCCTCACCGACGTCTTCTTCGGCATCCCCGTCGTCCTCGGCGGCCTCGTCTTCCTCTCCGTCGTCACCAGCTCCACCGTCTGGCCCGTCGTCGGCTTCATCGTCCTGCTCGGCTGGCCCCAGATCGCCCGCATCGCCCGCGGCTCGGTCATCACCGCCAAACAGAACGACTACGTCCAGGCGGCCCGCGCGCTCGGCGCCTCCAACTCCCGCATGATGCTGCGCCACATCACCCCGAACGCCATCGCCCCGGTCATCGTCGTGGCGACCATCGCGCTCGGCACCTACATCTCGCTGGAGGCGACGCTCTCCTTCCTCGGGGTCGGCCTGAAGGACCCGGCCGTCTCGTGGGGCATCGACATCTCCGCGGCCGCCAACTACATCCGCAACGCCCCGCACATGCTGCTCTGGCCCGCCGGAGCGCTGGCGGTCACCGTGCTCGCGTTCATCATGCTCGGCGACGCGGTGCGCGACGCCCTCGACCCCAAGCTGCGCTGA
- a CDS encoding ABC transporter ATP-binding protein: MLLEVRDLHVEFHTREGVAKAVNGVNYSVAEGETLAVLGESGSGKSVTAQAIMGILDMPPGKIAGGEILFKDRDLLKLKPEERRRVRGQEMAMIFQDALSSLNPVLTVGQQLGEMFVVHRGMSRKDARAKSVELMDRVRIPAAKERVGNYPHQFSGGMRQRIMIAMAMSLEPSLIIADEPTTALDVTVQAQVMELLAELQRELNMGLILITHDLGVVADVADKIAVMYAGRIVETAPVHDIYRAPAHPYTKGLLRSIPRLDQKGRELYAIKGLPPNLTRIPPGCAFNPRCPQARDVCRTDVPPLYEVDERRRSACHFWKETLDAR; the protein is encoded by the coding sequence ATGTTGCTCGAAGTGCGCGATCTGCACGTGGAGTTCCACACCCGCGAGGGCGTCGCCAAGGCCGTCAACGGGGTCAACTACTCGGTGGCCGAGGGCGAGACGCTCGCCGTCCTCGGCGAGTCCGGCTCCGGCAAGTCCGTCACCGCCCAGGCGATCATGGGCATCCTCGACATGCCGCCGGGAAAGATCGCCGGCGGGGAGATCCTCTTCAAGGACCGGGACCTGCTGAAGCTCAAGCCGGAGGAGCGGCGCAGGGTCCGCGGCCAGGAGATGGCCATGATCTTCCAGGACGCCCTGTCCTCGCTCAACCCGGTCCTCACCGTCGGCCAGCAGCTCGGCGAGATGTTCGTCGTGCACCGCGGCATGTCCCGCAAGGACGCCAGGGCCAAGTCGGTCGAGCTGATGGACCGGGTCCGCATCCCGGCCGCCAAGGAACGGGTCGGCAACTACCCGCACCAGTTCTCCGGCGGGATGCGCCAGCGCATCATGATCGCCATGGCGATGTCCCTGGAACCGTCCCTGATCATCGCCGACGAGCCGACCACCGCCCTCGACGTCACCGTCCAGGCCCAGGTCATGGAGCTCCTCGCCGAACTCCAGCGCGAGCTGAACATGGGCCTCATCCTGATCACCCACGACCTCGGCGTCGTCGCCGACGTCGCCGACAAGATCGCCGTCATGTACGCGGGCCGCATCGTCGAGACCGCCCCCGTGCACGACATCTACCGGGCCCCCGCCCACCCGTACACCAAGGGCCTCCTCCGGTCGATCCCGCGCCTGGACCAGAAGGGCCGGGAGCTCTACGCGATCAAGGGCCTGCCGCCCAACCTCACCCGCATCCCGCCCGGCTGCGCCTTCAACCCCCGCTGCCCGCAGGCCAGGGACGTGTGCCGTACCGATGTGCCGCCGCTCTACGAGGTGGACGAGCGGCGCCGGAGCGCCTGCCACTTCTGGAAGGAGACGCTCGATGCACGCTGA
- a CDS encoding ABC transporter ATP-binding protein, which yields MHADRDESAGTGGGSAGSTLLSTAREDAVTPYTEGDPILQVRGLAKHYPLTQGILFKRQIGAVRAVDGVDFDLYAGETLGIVGESGCGKSTVAKMLVHLERPTAGAIRYKGEDIAKLSGRALKAVRRNIQMVFQDPYTSLNPRMTVGDIIGEPYEIHPEVAPKGSRRQKVQDLLDVVGLNPEYINRYPHQFSGGQRQRIGIARGLALNPEIIVADEPVSALDVSVQAQVVNLLDRLQAEFRLSFVFIAHDLSIVRHISDRVGVMYLGRIVEIGSDAEIYDHPTHPYTQALLSAVPVPDPTARAHRERIILHGDVPSPANIPSGCRFRTRCWKARERCEQEVPLLAVPAEFRLVDTPARHDSACHFAEEKRVVPTEDEPEAPGPTEAPGPTDEPGNTEDGTS from the coding sequence ATGCACGCTGACCGCGACGAGAGTGCGGGGACCGGCGGTGGCTCGGCCGGCTCCACCCTGCTGTCCACGGCCCGGGAGGACGCCGTCACCCCGTACACGGAGGGCGACCCGATCCTCCAGGTACGCGGCCTCGCCAAGCACTACCCGCTGACCCAGGGCATCCTCTTCAAGCGGCAGATCGGCGCCGTCCGGGCCGTCGACGGCGTCGACTTCGACCTGTACGCGGGCGAGACCCTGGGCATCGTGGGCGAGTCGGGCTGCGGCAAGTCGACCGTCGCCAAGATGCTCGTCCACCTGGAACGCCCCACGGCCGGCGCGATCCGCTACAAGGGCGAGGACATCGCGAAGCTGTCGGGCCGGGCGCTGAAGGCCGTGCGCCGCAACATCCAGATGGTGTTCCAGGACCCGTACACCTCGCTGAACCCGCGGATGACGGTCGGCGACATCATCGGGGAGCCGTACGAGATCCACCCCGAGGTCGCCCCGAAGGGCAGCCGCCGGCAGAAGGTGCAGGACCTGCTGGACGTCGTCGGGCTCAACCCGGAGTACATCAACCGCTATCCGCACCAGTTCTCCGGCGGCCAGCGCCAGCGCATCGGCATCGCGCGCGGCCTCGCCCTCAACCCGGAGATCATCGTCGCCGACGAACCGGTCTCCGCGCTCGACGTCTCCGTCCAGGCGCAGGTCGTCAACCTGCTGGACCGGCTCCAGGCGGAGTTCCGTCTCAGCTTCGTCTTCATCGCCCACGACCTCTCGATCGTCCGGCACATCTCCGACCGGGTCGGCGTGATGTACCTCGGCCGGATCGTGGAGATCGGCTCCGACGCGGAGATCTACGACCACCCCACGCACCCGTACACCCAGGCGCTGCTCTCCGCCGTCCCCGTACCGGACCCGACGGCCCGCGCCCACCGCGAACGGATCATCCTGCACGGCGACGTCCCCTCGCCCGCCAACATCCCCTCGGGCTGCCGCTTCCGCACCCGCTGCTGGAAGGCGCGGGAGCGGTGCGAACAGGAGGTCCCGCTGCTGGCGGTCCCCGCGGAGTTCCGGCTCGTCGACACCCCGGCGCGACACGACTCGGCGTGCCACTTCGCGGAGGAGAAGCGCGTGGTGCCGACCGAGGACGAACCGGAGGCCCCGGGGCCGACGGAGGCCCCCGGCCCCACGGATGAGCCGGGGAACACGGAGGACGGGACATCGTGA